In Eucalyptus grandis isolate ANBG69807.140 chromosome 4, ASM1654582v1, whole genome shotgun sequence, the following proteins share a genomic window:
- the LOC104442800 gene encoding protein PHLOEM PROTEIN 2-LIKE A8 has protein sequence MDARINVFRIDDPSLIGKNVSSEIRNAIEHCKISIPILSENFASSHWCLDELAQIVECKKTKGQEMLPIFYKVKPSDVKDLLNSFGGNMRQQKKLFKRSKYKQWKQVLKEVGSSKGWESGKIANGHEGVLVKQIVKKVLRLLMNPQTHDRPITIH, from the exons ATGGATGCAAGAATCAATGTGTTTAGAATTGATGATCCGTCCCTAATAGGTAAAAATGTTAGTAGTGAGATTCGAAATGCCATTGAACATTGCAAGATTTCCATTCCAATTCTCTCTGAAAATTTTGCCTCCTCTCATTGGTGCCTCGACGAACTAGCTCAAATAGTTGAatgcaagaaaacaaaagggCAAGAGATGTTGCCCATCTTCTATAAAGTGAAGCCCTCAGATGTGAAAGACCTATTGAATTCTTTTGGAGGCAACATGCGTCAACAAAAGAAGCTATTCAAAAGAAGTAAGTACAAGCAGTGGAAGCAAGTTCTCAAGGAGGTTGGGTCCTCCAAAGGATGGGAATCCGGAAAAATCGCAAATGG GCATGAAGGGGTACTTGTGAAACAAATTGTCAAGAAGGTTTTGCGGTTGTTGATGAATCCCCAAACGCATGACCGTCCCATCACCATCCACTGA
- the LOC120285869 gene encoding TMV resistance protein N-like: protein MYAFANVLLALLLIYACKIVPKKTGAVPQNYDVFLSFRGEDTRTGFTDFLYISLVDAGFHVFRDNDALPVGKEIGSELLQAIRNCQIAIPIISERYAQSKPCLHELNEIMDCHTKHHRSVFPVFYKVDVVDVLEQRGIFGKALREHRRHCSSRDVQNWELALTSVAGIRGWTSQAIANGHEGELVKMVVAKVSSVLKTRWIERLLIFSMLMSYYRIRSGISPFRLSPAPPIPKYSLCLS from the exons atgtatgCCTTTGCAAATGTTCTCCTGGCCCTTCTGCTCATCTACGCTTGCAAAATCGTGCCGAAGAAAACAGGGGCGGTCCCTCAAAACTACGACGTGTTCCTGAGCTTCAGAGGCGAAGATACTCGCACTGGCTTCACTGATTTTCTCTACATCAGCCTGGTAGATGCTGGGTTCCACGTATTCAGGGACAACGATGCACTCCCTGTTGGCAAGGAGATAGGCTCGGAGCTTCTGCAGGCAATCAGGAATTGTCAGATTGCAATCCCTATCATCTCCGAACGGTATGCACAGAGTAAACCATGCCTCCATGAGCTCAATGAGATCATGGATTGCCACACAAAGCATCACAGATCGGTCTTCCCTGTGTTCTATAAGGTAGATGTAGTTGATGTACTTGAGCAACGCGGTATTTTCGGAAAGGCTCTACGGGAACATAGAAGGCATTGCAGCTCAAGAGACGTGCAAAATTGGGAGTTGGCGCTGACTTCTGTCGCGGGCATTAGAGGATGGACATCACAGGCCATTGCTAATgg GCATGAAGGAGAGCTGGTGAAAATGGTGGTCGCAAAGGTGTCGAGTGTTTTGAAGACGAGGTGGATCGAAAGGCTCCTCATCTTTTCTATGTTGATGTCTTATTACCGCATAAGATCAGGTATCTCTCCCTTCCGTTTGAGCCCAGCACCTCCCATTCCCAAGTATTCTCTATGTTTGTCATAG